The Actinotalea sp. JY-7876 sequence CGGGCGCGAGCTGCAGCGGGCGCGTGCCTCGTTCGGGGACCCGCTCGCGCAGGACATCCCGCCGCACGTGACCCTGCTCGGGCCGACCGTCGTGGAGCCGTCCCGCCTGGAGGTCGTCGGGGACCACCTGACGGCCGTGGGCAAGGAGCACGGGCCGTTCACCGTCCTGCTGCGCGGCACCGGGACGTTCCGGCCGGTCTCCGACGTCGTGTTCATCCAGGTCGTCAAGGGCATCGCCGAGTGCGAGCAGCTCGAGCGCGCGGTCCGGTCCGGTCCGCTCGAGCAGGAGCTGCGGTTCAACTACCACCCCCACGTGACGGTGGCGCACGACGTCCCCGACGAGGCGCTCGACCGGGCGTTCGACGAGCTCGCGGGATTCGAGGCGGAGTTCGAGGTGGACAGCCTCCAGGTCTTCGAGCACGGCGACGACGGCGTCTGGCGCGCGGTCCGCGACTTCCCCCTCACCGCGACCCCCTGACCCGCGGCGCGCCACCAGGCCGCGCGCGGAGCCTCGTCCCGCGGAGCGGAGCGTCGTGCCGTTGCGCGGAGCGTCGTGCCCGCTGCGGAGCGCCGTGCCCGCTGCGGCGCCCGGTGCCGGAGCGTCGTGCCGTTGTGCGGAGTGTCGTGCCCGCTGCGGTGCGCCGTGCCCGTGTGCGGAGCGTCGTGCCGCCACCGTGGAGCGTCGTGCCGCGACATGCCGGCGTGTCCCGGCACCACGCTCCGCGCTCGGAGAGGGCGGCACGGTGTGGGGCTACCGGGTGGATCGCACGGGCTGTGGAGGACGGCGTCGTCCACAGGCGCTCGAGGCCCTCCCGCGGCGCGTAGGCCCGGTGCCCGACCCTGTCGGCATGACCCCTGCCGTGTCCCTCGCCGTCGAACGGTCGAGCCGTGCCCGACGCGCTCGCGGCCCCGTGCTCGTCCCGCTCCGACGGGGCGTCTGGGCGCCGGCCGGCACGGACCCGACGGACGCGGACCTACGGATCGCGGCGGTCGCGGCGCAGCTGCCGGCCCACGCCGTCGTCGGCGGGTGGGCGGCAGCACGGCTGCACGAGGTGACGGCGGGCGGGCGGGACCCGGTCTTCGACGGCGGGCCGCGGTGGGAGGAGAGGCCGATCGGCCGCGGGCGGTGCGCGCGCGTGCTCGTCTGCGCCGCGCGTGACAGCAGGCTCACCCACCGGCCGGACGTGCGCGTGTTCCGGAGCCCTGTCCCCGACGGCCAGCGCGAGCGCGTCCTCGGGATGACCGTGGCGTCCGCGGTACGGTCGGCGTTCGACATGGCGCGACTGCTTCCCGTGACGTCGGGGGTCATCGCCGTCGACCGGATGCTGGCGCTGCGGCTGATGACGATCGACGACCTCGCCCTGCTCGTCGCCGCCCCGGGCAGGTGGCAGGGAAGGCCGGCCGCGCGCCGCGTGCTCACGCTGTGCGACGCCGGCGCCGAGTCACCGCAGGAGTCGGTGCTCAGACTGCTCTGGGTGGGCGCCGGGCTGCCACGTCCGCGTGCCAACGTCGAGGTCCTGGACCGGGACGGCCGCTTCGTGGCCCGCGTCGACCTCCTCGACCCGGATGCCGGCGTCGTGGCGGAGTACGACGGCGGCTACCACTCGGGCAGCGATCGCCGCAGCCGGGACGCCGCCCGGCAGGAGACGCTCGAGCGGCTGGGACTCGTCGTCGTGCGTGCCACGTCGGTCGACCTGGAGGACGGGGGTGCGCGCGCCTGGCAGATGCGACTGCGGGCGGCCTACGGCCGTGCGGCACGCCGACCGGGTGACGAGCGCCGCTGGGTCATCGGCCCCTGAGGTCGCCGCAGGCGCCGGGGACCGCCCCGCGCCGGCCAGCGTGGAGCCTCGTGCCGCGACGCGCCGGCGTGTCGGCGCACGCCGCTCCACGGTCGGGGCACGACGCTCCGCACGGGGCACGACGCTCCGCACGGGGCACGACGCTCCGCACGGGGCACGACGCTCCGCACGGGGCGCGACGCTCCGTACACGGGACAGCGCTCCGCGCTCGGGACGACGGCCCGGAGCGGCGGGTGCGCGGGTGTGCGGGGTGAGCCGGGTGGGACGGGTGAGGTGGGGCCTCGGTCAGAACGCGCGGGTGATCATCGCGCGCTTGACCTCCTGGATGGCCTTGGTGACCTCGATGCCGCGGGGGCACGCCTCGGTGCAGTTGAAGATCGTGCGGCAGCGCCACACGCCTTCCTTGTCGTTGAGGATCTCGAGGCGCTGGGCGCCGCCCTCGTCGCGGCTGTCGAAGATGAAGCGGTGCGCGTTGACGATGGCCGCGGGGCCGAAGTACTGGCCGTCGTTCCAGAACACCGGGCACGACGACGTGCACGCGGCGCACAGGATGCACTTGGTCGTGTCGTCGAAGCGCTCGCGCTGCTCGGGGGACTGGAGGCGCTCGGCCGAGGGCTGGTTCCCGCTCGTGATGAGGAACGGCATGATCTCGCGGTAGGAGGCGAAGAACGGCTCCATGTCGACGACGAGGTCCTTCTGGACCGGCAGGCCCTTGATGGGCTCGACGACGATCGGCTTGCGGATGTCGAGGTCCTTGAGCAGGGCCTTGCACGCCAGCCGGTTGCGTCCGTTGATCCGCATCGCGTCGGAGCCGCAGATGCCGTGCGCGCACGAGCGGCGGAAGGTCAGCGACCCGTCGACCTCCCACTTGATCTTGTGCATCGCGTCGAGCACGCGGTCCGTGCCGTGGGCCGTGACCGTGAAGTTCTCCCAGTACGCGCCGACCTCGGGCGCGTCCGGGTTGAAGCGGCGGATGCGGAGGGTGACCTCGAAGGTGGGGACGGCGCCGGCCTCAGGGGCGGGCGCGGCCTCGCGGGTGTCCAGGGCGGTCATCAGTACTTGCGCTCCATCGGCTGGTAGCGGGTCATGGTCACGGGCTTGGTGTCCAGCCGGATGTGCGTCTCGCCCGGTACCCCGGTCGCCTTCGCGTAGGCCATGGTGTGCTTCATGTAGTTCTCGTCGTCGCGCGTCGGGAAGTCCTCCCGGAAGTGTCCCCCGCGGGACTCCTGTCGCGCGAGCGCACCGACGACGACGACCTCGGCCAGGTCGAGCAGGAAGCCCAGCTCGACCGCCTCGAGGAGGTCCGTGTTGAACCGCCGGCCCTTGTCCTGGACGCCGACGTTCAGGTAGCGCTTCTTCAGGGCCCGCACGTCGGCGAGCGCCTGGGTGAGGGACTCCTCGGTGCGGAAGACCTGGGCGTTCGCGTCCATGGTCTCCTGCAGCGCGCGGCGCAGGTCGGACACGCGCTCGTCGGCCGCGGCGCCGCGCATGCGCTCGAGCTCCGTGACGACGGCGGCCGTCGGGTCCTCCGGCAGCTCGACCCACGGCGCGGTCGCCGCGTAGGCGGCGGCCGCGATGCCGGCGCGCTTGCCGAAGACGTTGATGTCCAGCAGCGAGTTCGTGCCGAGGCGGTTGGAGCCGTGGACCGAGACGCACGCGACCTCGCCGGCGGCGAAGAGCCCGTGGATGCGGTCGGTGTTGTTGCGCAGCACCTCGGCGTCGATGGTCGTCGGCACGCCGCCCATGGCGTAGTGCGCGGTCGGGTACACCGGGACGGGCTCGGTGTAGGGCTCGATGCCCAGGTAGGTGCGCGCGAACTCGGTGATGTCCGGCAGCTTGGCGTCGATGTGCGCGGGCTCGAGGTGCGTGAGGTCGAGCAGCACGTAGTCCTTGTTCGGGCCGCAGCCGCGGCCCTCACGGACCTCGTTCGCCATCGAGCGCGCGACGATGTCGCGCGGCGCGAGGTCCTTGATGGTCGGGGCGTACCGCTCCATGAAGCGCTCGCCCTCGCTGTTGCGCAGGATGCCGCCCTCGCCGCGCGCGGCCTCCGAGAGCAGGATGCCCAGGCCCGCGAGGCCTGTCGGGTGGAACTGGAAGAACTCCATGTCCTCGAGCGGGATGCCGCGCCGCAGCGCGAGCGCCATGCCGTCACCCGTGAGGGTGTGGGCGTTCGACGTCGTCTTGAAGATCTTGCCCGCGCCGCCGGTCGCGAAGACGACGGACTTGGCGCGGAAGACGTGGATCTCGCCCGTCGCGAGCTCGTAGGCGACCACGCCGCTCACGGCGACCGGCTCGCCGTCGGGCACGTCGCCCGTCGCGAGGTCGTGCGTGAGGAGCACGTCGAGCACGTAGAACTCGTTGAAGAACTCGACGTCCTGCTTGACGCACTGCTGGTAGAGCGTCTGCAGGATCATGTGCCCCGTGCGGTCCGCGGCGTAGCAGGACCGGCGCACGGCGGCCTCGCCGTGGTTGCGGGTGTGGCCACCGAACCGGCGCTGGTCGATCTTGCCCTCGGGCGTCCGGTTGAACGGCAGGCCCATGCGCTCCAGGTCGAGGACCGCGTCGATGGCCTCCTTGGCCATCACCTCGGCCGCGTCCTGGTCGACGAGGTAGTCACCGCCCTTGACGGTGTCGAAGGTGTGCCACTCCCAGTTGTCGTCCTCGACGTTCGCGAGGGCGGCGCACATGCCGCCCTGCGCCGCGCCCGTGTGCGAGCGCGTCGGGTACAGCTTGGTGAGCACCGCGGTGCGGGCGCGGGTCGAGGACTCGAGCGCCGCCCGCATCCCCGCGCCGCCGGCACCGACGATGACGACGTCGTACTGGTGGGTCTGCATCAGGGTGTTCGGTCCTTGTCTCGTGCTTCAGGCGGTGCAGAAGGAGGGCAGGAGGTCCGCCGGGGCGCCGGCGGGGCACGGCTCGAACGTGTAGATCACGAGGGTGCCGAGCACGACGACGACGACGAACGACAGGTACAGCGCGCTCTTGAGCACGATGCGCGTGCCGGTCCGCTCCGCGTAGTCGTTGATGATCGTCCGCACGCCGTTGGTGCCGTGGATCATCGCGAGCCAGAGCATCAGCAGGTCCCAGACCTGCCACAGCGGGGAGGCCCACTTGCCGGCCACGAAGCCGAAGTCGATGGCGTTGATGCCGTCACCGTCGATGAGGTTCATGAACAGGTGACCGAAGATCAGGACGAGCAGGAGCGCGCCCGATCCCCGCATGAACATCCAGCCGTAGAGCTCGTAGTTCGTGCGGCTCGTGCGGCGCCCGGAGCGCGGGCTGCGCGGCGCGGCGACGGCCGGCGCGTGCGTGGCGAGATCGGGCATCAGTGCCCCCCGAAGACGTTCATGAGGTGCCGCGGCAGGAAGCCCGCCATGGTCACGACGAAGAGGCCGATGACGATCCAGAGCATGACCCGCTGGTAGCGCGGTCCCTGCGACCAGAAGTCGATCAGCATGACGCGGATGCCGTTGAAGGCGTGGAAGACGATGGCGGCGACGAGGCCGGCCTCGCCGAGGCCCATCACGGGGTTCTTGTACGTGCCGATGACCGCGTTGTACGCCTCGGGGGAGACCCGGACCAGCGAGGTGTCGAGCACGTGCACGAGGAGGAAGAAGAAGATGAGGAAGCCGGTCACGCGGTGCGCGACCCAGGACCACATCCCCTCGCGGCCGCGGTAGAGCGTGCCAGCCGGTGCTTCGGGCACTGGAGATTCCTCCCGGGCGGGTAGAGAGACGTCGTCGTCCGGCCCGGGCCGCGCACGGCGCGCCCCAGGACCCGGAGTCACTGTAGGGCCGACTCTAGCTTCGGCCCGAGCACACGAGCGCCCGCTGTCGAGGGACACGGGTCCCGCTCGGGACGGTTTGTGACCAACGACACAGATCGGCCGGGCTCCCGGCGACCTGGCAGGATCGCCTCCCATGACGGACGAGTCCACGACCGCGGCCCTCATCCCGGGATTCCGGGCGATCGTGCCCGCGGGTGGCGCCGGCACGCGGCTCTGGCCCCTCTCGCGCGCGGGGGCGCCGAAGTTCCTGCACGACCTGACCGGGACGGGGCGGACCCTCCTGCAGGGGACGGTCGACCGGCTGCTCCCGCTCACCGGGCCCGACGGCGTGGTGGTGGTCACCGGGCGGGCGCACGAGGACGCCGTCCGCGCGCAGGTGCCCGAGCTGGGCGCCGGGGCGGTGCTCGCGGAGCCGTCGCCGCGCGACTCCATGGCCGCCATCGGCCTCGCCGCCGCGGTCCTCGCCCGCCGCGAGGGCGACGTCGTCGTGGGCTCGTTCGCGGCGGACCACGTCATCGACGCGGGCCCCGGCTTCACCACGGCGGTCCGGGAGGCCGTCGCGGCGGCCCGCGCGGGGTACGTGGTCACGGTCGGCATCCCGGCGAGCAGCCCGTCGACCGCCTTCGGCTACGTGCACCAGGGCGAGCCCCTCGGGCTCGCCGACGCGCCGGGCGCACGCCACGTGGTCGACTTCACCGAGAAGCCGGACGCCGAGACCGCCGCGGCGTACCTGGCGACGGGGGAGTACCGCTGGAACGCCGGCATGTTCGTGGTGCGGGCGGAGGTGCTCCTCGGCCACCTCGAGCGGCAGCACCCCCAGCTCCACGCCGGGCTGCTCGAGATCGCGGCGGCGTGGGACACGCCCGACCGCGACGACGTCCTGGCGCGCGTGTGGCCGGGCCTGCTGCGGATCGCGATCGACCACGCCATCGCCGAGCCGGTCGCGGCCGAGGGCGGCGTCGCGGTCGTCGACGGCGCCTTCAGCTGGGACGACGTCGGCGACTTCGCGTCGCTCGGCGACCTGCTGCCGGCGGACGAGCACGGCACCCGCGTCCTCGGGCCGGCCGACGACGCGCTGGCGCTCGACGCGACCGGCGCCCTCGTGGTGCCTGGGACCGGACGCCTGGTGGCCGTCCTCGGGCTCGACGACGTCGTGGTGGTCGACACGCCCGACGCGCTCCTGGTCACGACCCGCGCGCGGGCGCAGGGGCTCAAGGCGGTGGTGGACACGGTCCGCGAGCGGGGCCGCACGGACCTGCTCTGAGGCGGTGCGGGCGCGACGAACTAGGCTCGGCGCGTGCTGGACTCCGCCCCCACCGTCCCGGTCGACCACCTGAACGGGCTGGTCGACGCCCTCGTCGACGAGCTCGTCGAGATCCGCCGCGACCTGCACGCTCACCCGGAGGTCGCCCGCACCGAGCGGCGCACCTCGGACCTCGTCGCGGACCGCCTGCGCCGCGCCGGGCTGAGCCCGCGCATGCTGCCGGGCACGGGCGTGGTGTGCGACCTCGGGCCGAGCCCCGTGGCGACCGGCCGCCGACGCATCGCGCTGCGCGCCGACCTCGACGCGCTGCCCGTGCCGGACGTCTGCCGCCACCCGTGGCGCTCGACCGTCCCCGGCCTCTCGCACGCGTGCGGGCACGACGTGCACGTCGCCGCCGTCCTGGGGGCCGGGCTCGTGCTCGCCCGGCTCGCCGAGGAGGGCCGCCTCGCGACGGGCGTGCGGCTCGTCTTCCAGCCCGCGGAGGAGGTCCAGCCCGGCGGCGCCCTGGACATCATCGAGGCCGGGGCGATGGACGGCGTGTCCCAGGTCTTCGCGGTGCACTGCGACCCGAAGCTCGACGTCGGCCGTGTGGGCACGCGCATCGGCCCGATCACCTCGGCGTCGGACCCCGTCACGGTGACGTTGACGGGCGCCGGCGGCCACACGTCGCGCCCCCACCTGACGGCCGACGTCGTCTTCGCGCTCGGCCAGGTCATCACGCAGGTCCCCGCGGTGCTGGGCCGGCGCCTGGACCCGCGCTCGGGCGTGAACCTCACCTGGGGGCAGGTCCACGCGGGCAGCGCGAGCAACGCGATCCCCGCGAGCGGCACGGTCCGGGGCACCCTGCGCTGCCTCGAGGGGCGTGCGTGGGAGGAGGCGTCCGCGGTGCTGCGGGAGGCCGTCGAGCAGGTCGTCGCGCCCTACGGCGTCGACGTCGACGTGCAGCACCTGCGCGGCGTGCCGCCCGTCGACAACGACGCCGCCTCGACGCGCCTGCTCGACGCGGCCGCCCGCGAGGTGCTCGGCAGGCACTCGGTCGAGCTCACCGAGCAGTCGCTCGGCGGCGAGGACTTCGCGTGGCTCCTCACGCGCGCACCGGGTGCCATGGCGCGCCTGGGCACGCGGGTGCCGGGCGGGCGCACCTTCGACCTGCACCAGGGCGACCTCGACGTCGACGAGCGCGCGATCGGCGTCGGCGCCCGGCTGCTGGCGCGGGTCGCGGTGCTGGCCGGCAACGACGCGGCGGCCGCGCCGGCGTCGCCCGCCTGAGTCCGGCCGCGCGCGGCGGAGGCCCCGCCAACATTCCGGTTGCGTAACGACCCCTCGTTCGTACCAGCCGGT is a genomic window containing:
- a CDS encoding 2'-5' RNA ligase family protein; this translates as MRLPERSGDQVRIGVALQVPEPYGRELQRARASFGDPLAQDIPPHVTLLGPTVVEPSRLEVVGDHLTAVGKEHGPFTVLLRGTGTFRPVSDVVFIQVVKGIAECEQLERAVRSGPLEQELRFNYHPHVTVAHDVPDEALDRAFDELAGFEAEFEVDSLQVFEHGDDGVWRAVRDFPLTATP
- a CDS encoding endonuclease domain-containing protein — its product is MTPAVSLAVERSSRARRARGPVLVPLRRGVWAPAGTDPTDADLRIAAVAAQLPAHAVVGGWAAARLHEVTAGGRDPVFDGGPRWEERPIGRGRCARVLVCAARDSRLTHRPDVRVFRSPVPDGQRERVLGMTVASAVRSAFDMARLLPVTSGVIAVDRMLALRLMTIDDLALLVAAPGRWQGRPAARRVLTLCDAGAESPQESVLRLLWVGAGLPRPRANVEVLDRDGRFVARVDLLDPDAGVVAEYDGGYHSGSDRRSRDAARQETLERLGLVVVRATSVDLEDGGARAWQMRLRAAYGRAARRPGDERRWVIGP
- a CDS encoding succinate dehydrogenase iron-sulfur subunit, with the protein product MTALDTREAAPAPEAGAVPTFEVTLRIRRFNPDAPEVGAYWENFTVTAHGTDRVLDAMHKIKWEVDGSLTFRRSCAHGICGSDAMRINGRNRLACKALLKDLDIRKPIVVEPIKGLPVQKDLVVDMEPFFASYREIMPFLITSGNQPSAERLQSPEQRERFDDTTKCILCAACTSSCPVFWNDGQYFGPAAIVNAHRFIFDSRDEGGAQRLEILNDKEGVWRCRTIFNCTEACPRGIEVTKAIQEVKRAMITRAF
- the sdhA gene encoding succinate dehydrogenase flavoprotein subunit: MQTHQYDVVIVGAGGAGMRAALESSTRARTAVLTKLYPTRSHTGAAQGGMCAALANVEDDNWEWHTFDTVKGGDYLVDQDAAEVMAKEAIDAVLDLERMGLPFNRTPEGKIDQRRFGGHTRNHGEAAVRRSCYAADRTGHMILQTLYQQCVKQDVEFFNEFYVLDVLLTHDLATGDVPDGEPVAVSGVVAYELATGEIHVFRAKSVVFATGGAGKIFKTTSNAHTLTGDGMALALRRGIPLEDMEFFQFHPTGLAGLGILLSEAARGEGGILRNSEGERFMERYAPTIKDLAPRDIVARSMANEVREGRGCGPNKDYVLLDLTHLEPAHIDAKLPDITEFARTYLGIEPYTEPVPVYPTAHYAMGGVPTTIDAEVLRNNTDRIHGLFAAGEVACVSVHGSNRLGTNSLLDINVFGKRAGIAAAAYAATAPWVELPEDPTAAVVTELERMRGAAADERVSDLRRALQETMDANAQVFRTEESLTQALADVRALKKRYLNVGVQDKGRRFNTDLLEAVELGFLLDLAEVVVVGALARQESRGGHFREDFPTRDDENYMKHTMAYAKATGVPGETHIRLDTKPVTMTRYQPMERKY
- a CDS encoding succinate dehydrogenase hydrophobic membrane anchor subunit produces the protein MPDLATHAPAVAAPRSPRSGRRTSRTNYELYGWMFMRGSGALLLVLIFGHLFMNLIDGDGINAIDFGFVAGKWASPLWQVWDLLMLWLAMIHGTNGVRTIINDYAERTGTRIVLKSALYLSFVVVVVLGTLVIYTFEPCPAGAPADLLPSFCTA
- the sdhC gene encoding succinate dehydrogenase, cytochrome b556 subunit, with product MPEAPAGTLYRGREGMWSWVAHRVTGFLIFFFLLVHVLDTSLVRVSPEAYNAVIGTYKNPVMGLGEAGLVAAIVFHAFNGIRVMLIDFWSQGPRYQRVMLWIVIGLFVVTMAGFLPRHLMNVFGGH
- a CDS encoding mannose-1-phosphate guanylyltransferase; amino-acid sequence: MTDESTTAALIPGFRAIVPAGGAGTRLWPLSRAGAPKFLHDLTGTGRTLLQGTVDRLLPLTGPDGVVVVTGRAHEDAVRAQVPELGAGAVLAEPSPRDSMAAIGLAAAVLARREGDVVVGSFAADHVIDAGPGFTTAVREAVAAARAGYVVTVGIPASSPSTAFGYVHQGEPLGLADAPGARHVVDFTEKPDAETAAAYLATGEYRWNAGMFVVRAEVLLGHLERQHPQLHAGLLEIAAAWDTPDRDDVLARVWPGLLRIAIDHAIAEPVAAEGGVAVVDGAFSWDDVGDFASLGDLLPADEHGTRVLGPADDALALDATGALVVPGTGRLVAVLGLDDVVVVDTPDALLVTTRARAQGLKAVVDTVRERGRTDLL
- a CDS encoding amidohydrolase, with protein sequence MDSAPTVPVDHLNGLVDALVDELVEIRRDLHAHPEVARTERRTSDLVADRLRRAGLSPRMLPGTGVVCDLGPSPVATGRRRIALRADLDALPVPDVCRHPWRSTVPGLSHACGHDVHVAAVLGAGLVLARLAEEGRLATGVRLVFQPAEEVQPGGALDIIEAGAMDGVSQVFAVHCDPKLDVGRVGTRIGPITSASDPVTVTLTGAGGHTSRPHLTADVVFALGQVITQVPAVLGRRLDPRSGVNLTWGQVHAGSASNAIPASGTVRGTLRCLEGRAWEEASAVLREAVEQVVAPYGVDVDVQHLRGVPPVDNDAASTRLLDAAAREVLGRHSVELTEQSLGGEDFAWLLTRAPGAMARLGTRVPGGRTFDLHQGDLDVDERAIGVGARLLARVAVLAGNDAAAAPASPA